TTCTTGGAATTTGTTTATTAGTAATAGCTGTTGTTCGTGGGTGACGAAGGTATCTCCTGTCAGAATTCTGCCGAGATGTACTTGATGTTTGTTACTTTTATATGTTTTAGCTAAAGCAATCAGTTTTTTGTCGCAGGGGATAAACCTTATGTCTGTATAGGGAATTTGCCCAATTTTAAAACCTAGATTAGTTACATCCATGTCGTATTGAACTAAATCTTCGGCAATAATAATATCCCCGATGTTTAAATTGTTACTTATTCCTCCAGCAAGACCAGTAAAGATTATTTGCTTAATTGAAAAGTTATTTGCTAGATATTGGGTAAACATAGAAGACATAATTTTGCCTACACCAGATTTTGCAACAATTACAGCTGTATTTTCAAGTTGTCCCT
The Candidatus Margulisiibacteriota bacterium DNA segment above includes these coding regions:
- a CDS encoding 5'-methylthioadenosine/adenosylhomocysteine nucleosidase, with protein sequence MKQVTAILGAMPEEVSKIIANMTITREHSWNSFIIYEGQLENTAVIVAKSGVGKIMSSMFTQYLANNFSIKQIIFTGLAGGISNNLNIGDIIIAEDLVQYDMDVTNLGFKIGQIPYTDIRFIPCDKKLIALAKTYKSNKHQVHLGRILTGDTFVTHEQQLLLINKFQELQGDAVEMEGAAVALVAFLNNIPCIIIGTISDKADGSALVNFNEFLPLASENSFKIISHILKEI